One genomic segment of Lewinellaceae bacterium includes these proteins:
- a CDS encoding gliding motility-associated C-terminal domain-containing protein: MNFKATILLLLLLGLFVPHSLLATHNRAGEITYEQISDLTIRVTIVTYTRIRGAEVDRPQLGLYWGDGKLDSLRRVNGPIGQGEELANNVKKNIYIGEHTYPGPGTYTLLTLDPNRTAGILNVDPPNSVNVPFALQTTFTLLSTQFQGYNSSPRLLQPPIDYACLNERFIHNPNAFDPDKDSLAYELIVPLAGPDMEVPNYKFPNEISPGPENQIDINEVTGDFIWDAPQRVGEYNIAIKIYEYREGVLINTTIRDMQIFVQDCNNQPPEIETTEDLCVIAGDTVRIPVTVTDPNKTDKVQLTALGGPFIQDVSPAYMEGPTGYVNQPLQATFVWPTLCDHVSNRDYTVVFRAVDDDLDTTGLANLKSVRIRVIAPAPQDLEIEPQSSGLLLSWEKPYACDLTFKDYFRGFSIWRKVNSVTFEPDTCSPGLAGLGYTQIGFDVLTMENGRYTFLDQDLEKGKTYCYRIQAEFAYLSNGGYTFNRTPSLPSEEVCAQLVRDVPFILNVSVENTDPSQGEIYLRWTKPVGADLDTVTHPGPYAFDLMRADGIGGTNFSLINRWTSTFLGSFKDTVWQDQNLNTTLAYTYKILFYTQGNVVSYGESQPASSVFLQVVGKDKSNELSWNYRVPWSNYQYVVYKMQGQTFDSITTVTTTSYTDQNGINNGENYCYAVRALGTYGISGFPPVLENYSQISCAVPFDSIAPCPPQVSVENLCSQALPGTPAEEFINTITWQVPLSGCDRERDFAAYRIYFAANKISDFTLIGEVPASNKLEFKHKPETGIAGCYAVTSVDSAGNESEFSVIQCVDNCPDFLLPNAFTPNGDGHNDYYIPITHRFITHIEMKIFNRWGGLVFETTDPQINWDGTGLNGRDLAEGVYYYTCRVFDTATSTNPDKTEVLTGYIHLIRGE, from the coding sequence TTGAATTTCAAAGCAACCATATTACTTCTCTTACTCCTGGGATTGTTCGTACCACACAGCCTGCTGGCTACGCATAACCGGGCAGGTGAGATCACCTATGAGCAAATCAGCGACCTGACCATACGGGTCACTATCGTGACCTATACCCGTATCCGTGGTGCCGAAGTAGACCGACCGCAGTTGGGGCTTTACTGGGGGGATGGAAAACTGGATTCACTGCGCAGGGTCAATGGTCCTATAGGACAAGGTGAAGAACTCGCCAACAACGTAAAAAAGAACATTTACATCGGAGAACATACCTATCCGGGGCCCGGCACCTATACACTTTTGACCCTGGACCCCAACCGTACCGCTGGCATCCTGAACGTCGATCCGCCCAACTCGGTCAATGTACCTTTTGCCTTGCAGACCACTTTCACGCTGTTGAGCACCCAGTTTCAGGGATACAACAGCTCACCGCGTCTCCTTCAGCCTCCGATCGATTATGCTTGTCTTAATGAGCGATTTATTCATAATCCCAATGCCTTCGACCCTGACAAGGACAGTCTCGCTTATGAGCTGATCGTTCCTTTAGCCGGGCCGGACATGGAAGTTCCGAATTATAAATTCCCCAATGAAATCTCGCCAGGACCCGAAAATCAAATTGACATCAACGAAGTAACTGGTGATTTTATCTGGGATGCCCCCCAGCGGGTAGGAGAATACAACATCGCCATCAAGATTTATGAATACCGGGAAGGTGTACTGATCAATACGACCATCCGGGACATGCAGATCTTTGTACAGGACTGCAACAATCAACCACCGGAAATAGAGACCACTGAAGATCTTTGTGTCATTGCCGGAGATACCGTACGCATTCCGGTCACGGTTACGGATCCGAACAAAACGGATAAAGTGCAACTTACTGCCCTTGGTGGTCCTTTCATACAGGACGTAAGTCCGGCTTATATGGAAGGCCCTACCGGATATGTAAACCAACCGTTGCAAGCAACATTTGTGTGGCCAACCCTCTGTGACCATGTGTCCAACCGTGATTATACAGTCGTTTTCCGTGCGGTGGATGATGATCTGGATACCACTGGACTGGCCAACCTTAAATCGGTGCGCATCCGGGTAATCGCTCCGGCTCCCCAGGATCTGGAGATCGAACCCCAATCCAGCGGATTACTGCTCAGCTGGGAAAAACCCTATGCCTGTGACCTGACCTTTAAAGATTATTTCCGGGGATTTTCCATCTGGCGGAAAGTGAATTCCGTCACGTTTGAGCCGGATACCTGCTCGCCGGGTTTGGCTGGGCTTGGCTACACCCAGATCGGGTTTGATGTTCTTACGATGGAGAATGGTCGATACACATTCCTCGATCAGGACCTGGAGAAAGGGAAGACCTATTGCTACCGTATTCAGGCTGAATTCGCCTACCTGTCCAATGGAGGTTACACCTTCAACCGGACGCCCAGCCTGCCATCGGAAGAGGTCTGTGCCCAACTGGTGCGGGATGTTCCTTTTATCCTTAATGTCAGTGTTGAAAATACCGATCCAAGCCAGGGCGAAATATATCTCCGCTGGACCAAACCGGTGGGTGCAGACCTGGACACGGTTACCCATCCAGGGCCCTATGCATTTGATCTCATGCGCGCAGATGGTATCGGCGGCACCAATTTCTCCCTGATCAACCGCTGGACGTCAACTTTTCTTGGTTCATTCAAGGACACGGTTTGGCAGGATCAAAATCTGAATACCACACTAGCATATACGTACAAGATCCTTTTTTATACCCAGGGTAATGTCGTTTCGTATGGAGAAAGCCAGCCGGCTTCTTCGGTATTTTTACAGGTGGTTGGCAAAGACAAGTCCAATGAGCTGTCCTGGAATTACAGGGTCCCGTGGAGTAATTACCAATACGTGGTCTATAAGATGCAGGGTCAGACGTTTGACTCCATAACGACGGTCACTACAACATCCTATACCGACCAGAATGGCATCAATAATGGTGAAAACTACTGCTATGCCGTCCGTGCTTTAGGCACCTATGGCATATCGGGATTCCCACCCGTTCTTGAGAATTATTCCCAGATAAGCTGCGCAGTACCGTTTGACTCGATTGCGCCCTGTCCACCACAGGTGAGCGTGGAGAATCTCTGTTCACAGGCATTACCAGGCACACCAGCTGAGGAATTTATCAATACCATTACCTGGCAGGTACCGCTGTCCGGGTGTGACCGCGAACGGGATTTTGCAGCCTACCGCATCTATTTCGCGGCAAACAAAATCTCGGATTTTACATTGATCGGAGAAGTGCCGGCATCCAATAAACTGGAATTTAAACACAAACCGGAAACAGGTATTGCCGGGTGCTATGCCGTAACCTCAGTGGACAGTGCCGGTAATGAAAGCGAATTCAGCGTGATCCAGTGTGTCGACAATTGTCCGGATTTTCTGCTTCCCAATGCATTCACCCCGAACGGTGATGGACACAACGATTATTACATACCCATCACCCACCGGTTTATTACCCATATTGAAATGAAGATCTTCAATCGCTGGGGCGGGCTCGTTTTTGAAACCACCGATCCCCAAATCAACTGGGATGGCACAGGATTGAACGGCCGCGACCTGGCAGAAGGTGTCTACTATTACACTTGCCGGGTTTTTGATACCGCTACCAGTACCAATCCGGATAAAACGGAAGTACTCACCGGATACATTCACTTAATTCGAGGCGAATAA
- a CDS encoding RtcB family protein, whose product MPNKSHLHIFGEPLIDEATIRQINTCARSGSYAALTADAHYGYSHPIGGVVAYRDQVSLSGVGFDIACGNKAVRTMVDVADIDIVKLMDEIERVISFGIGRKNQERVDHPVLDRIARLDLGIPASQKNSLREKAVTQLGTVGAGNHFVDLFTDDAGKLWIGVHFGSRGFGHSLTMGFIALAQGKAFGDRVQEGSMDAPPILFHQDSPTGQAYLEALDIAGEYAYAGRDWVVNRILQILQTHTNYEVHNHHNFAWKETHFEEAYWVVRKGCTPAFPGQQGFIGSTMLDESVIVEGVESPEARDSLYSTVHGAGRVMSRRQAAGKIKWQKNPDGTRRLVQVAPGKVDFRRTQSAARSAGVELRGGGADESPECYKSLQEVLSYHAKTIRILYRLRPVGVIMAGAEVYDPYKD is encoded by the coding sequence ATGCCCAATAAGTCCCACCTGCACATTTTTGGTGAGCCGCTGATCGATGAAGCTACTATCCGGCAGATCAATACCTGCGCCCGGTCAGGCTCTTATGCCGCCCTGACGGCAGACGCGCATTATGGTTACAGCCATCCGATAGGTGGTGTTGTAGCCTATCGGGACCAGGTATCCTTATCAGGTGTCGGGTTTGACATCGCCTGCGGCAATAAGGCGGTTCGCACCATGGTTGATGTCGCGGACATTGACATTGTGAAGCTCATGGATGAGATCGAACGCGTGATTTCATTCGGCATCGGACGTAAAAATCAGGAGCGGGTGGATCATCCGGTCCTCGACCGCATTGCCCGTCTGGACCTGGGTATCCCTGCTTCGCAAAAGAATAGCCTGCGTGAGAAAGCTGTCACCCAGCTGGGTACTGTAGGAGCCGGCAATCATTTTGTGGATCTTTTTACGGATGATGCAGGTAAGCTTTGGATAGGCGTTCACTTTGGATCTCGTGGTTTCGGTCACTCCCTGACCATGGGTTTTATCGCTCTGGCCCAGGGTAAAGCTTTCGGCGATCGTGTGCAGGAGGGATCGATGGACGCTCCACCAATCCTCTTTCATCAGGACTCACCCACAGGACAGGCTTACCTTGAGGCACTTGATATAGCGGGTGAATATGCCTATGCCGGAAGGGATTGGGTAGTCAACCGCATATTACAGATCCTGCAGACCCATACGAATTACGAAGTACACAACCATCACAATTTTGCCTGGAAGGAAACCCATTTTGAAGAAGCATATTGGGTGGTTCGTAAAGGATGTACCCCTGCCTTTCCCGGGCAGCAGGGATTTATCGGATCCACCATGCTGGATGAGTCGGTGATTGTAGAAGGTGTGGAATCTCCCGAGGCCAGGGATAGTCTTTATTCTACCGTGCATGGTGCTGGCAGAGTCATGTCACGGCGTCAGGCAGCCGGTAAGATCAAGTGGCAAAAAAATCCGGACGGTACGCGCCGTTTGGTCCAGGTTGCACCTGGCAAAGTTGATTTCAGAAGGACACAATCTGCAGCACGCTCCGCTGGTGTTGAGCTGCGGGGTGGCGGGGCAGATGAAAGCCCTGAATGCTACAAATCACTTCAGGAAGTCCTTTCTTATCATGCCAAAACCATTCGCATCTTGTACCGCCTGCGCCCGGTCGGGGTCATCATGGCCGGAGCGGAAGTATATGATCCGTATAAAGATTAA
- a CDS encoding glycosyltransferase family 2 protein — translation MQPIKTLSIIIPAYNEGPTIRLILDKVRDVELIAGIRKEIIIVNDCSRDNTEDVIREYLEEYPDQGFRYLAHEVNQGKGAALHTGIKHATGEYLVIQDADLEYDPEEYNILLKPVIQGFADVVYGSRFMGGNPHRILFYWHSIGNRFLTSLSNMFTNLNLTDMETCYKLFRSDIIQSLPLREKRFGFEPEVTARVSRVPKVRIYEVGISYYGRTYAEGKKIGWRDGFRAIWCIMKYNLWAKR, via the coding sequence ATGCAACCAATCAAAACACTTTCCATCATCATACCGGCTTACAACGAAGGACCCACCATCCGGCTGATCCTGGATAAGGTACGCGATGTAGAGCTCATTGCCGGCATCCGGAAGGAGATCATCATCGTGAACGACTGCAGCCGGGATAATACCGAGGATGTGATCAGGGAGTACCTGGAGGAATACCCGGATCAGGGGTTTCGGTATCTGGCCCATGAAGTGAATCAGGGCAAAGGTGCCGCGCTGCATACCGGCATAAAGCATGCTACCGGCGAATACCTGGTGATTCAGGATGCAGATTTGGAGTACGATCCGGAGGAATACAATATCCTCTTAAAACCGGTCATCCAGGGATTTGCCGATGTGGTTTATGGCAGCCGGTTTATGGGTGGCAATCCACACCGGATCCTTTTTTACTGGCATTCCATCGGCAACAGGTTTTTGACCAGTTTGTCCAATATGTTCACCAATCTGAACCTTACCGATATGGAGACATGCTACAAGTTATTCCGGTCGGACATCATCCAATCGTTGCCGCTGCGTGAGAAGCGTTTTGGTTTTGAGCCCGAAGTCACCGCCCGGGTGAGTCGGGTACCGAAGGTGCGGATTTACGAAGTCGGCATATCGTACTACGGGCGTACTTATGCCGAAGGCAAAAAGATCGGCTGGCGAGATGGTTTCCGCGCCATCTGGTGTATCATGAAGTATAATTTGTGGGCGAAGAGGTAG
- a CDS encoding M56 family metallopeptidase has translation MSALFSCLTIASAWLFLFQLIYQLFLKPVPAPAFNRTAILASMGLTFIIPFLRIPLPSGARSTTGLATPIINIPVSSPEPIMQGIIPWAPPGTPYSLSLDEAAIGIWVLGFLIAALLLMLKLRRIFTYLSTAQPVVNAPYRHCLYHPKLPRAASFGKFLFWHSPVFDPKDQVVLEHEMAHQKLHHVLDNFVLAFLKTIFWFHPAAYYFQREIQLVHELKVDQLLIQKIAPAEYLKLLMRYQKELYHPLTTGFASYLEQRISYMILKKKTKQTRLIIISAAIIVTISVLLLSAFKNDSSRAHLMGWSERPIFQYADHTTGLDDSAFVLQWGNAQFLLQPHLEVININESTGKQKYKPLLLLSNSNQLTNIQTLLELLKDKPVLRYKNRNYRIGSGFNSGFISFNQKIQDTSIWRDFNFGKRNNINYTDLSTVAKIIHAAPGADTYLSLNLFGEEVEVRIYLYANLPQNDSEAFLQVSDREIPLSRIASRSIHNFSLPRELFLNVNNHGNFIHNGKIAPTKMERWVIFYPDTILSFPEFPADKFSNAIGCIASIQVDQGFYMASFSLTPNLTENPVTTLSNNHFFDLLTDPIIQVAAPVAIKYKNSPLSLEWGKLNFCLDGTCKIGNYHIKPKAFEKMLRKIPALNQNNRSKTDTLYLDIYHIRRQEVPVTRHLVYDLNRKKIISGQEDLAAMKSQYLIDEFFNITRVALHQNGTSLGSSAFQISFKPDITRPDFSNDPQKLQEMIAKVFQ, from the coding sequence ATGTCAGCCCTGTTCTCCTGCCTCACCATAGCCTCTGCCTGGCTATTCCTTTTTCAACTGATTTACCAGCTCTTTCTCAAACCGGTACCCGCCCCCGCCTTCAACCGCACCGCGATTCTGGCCAGCATGGGTCTTACATTCATAATTCCCTTTTTGCGCATCCCGCTACCTTCCGGTGCAAGGTCCACCACAGGCCTGGCCACACCAATAATTAATATTCCCGTCAGCTCGCCTGAACCCATAATGCAGGGGATCATACCCTGGGCACCACCGGGAACACCCTACTCTCTTTCATTGGATGAGGCAGCCATAGGGATCTGGGTCCTGGGCTTCCTGATAGCCGCACTACTTCTCATGCTGAAATTACGCCGGATCTTTACGTACTTAAGCACTGCGCAGCCCGTAGTAAATGCACCTTATCGACATTGTCTGTACCATCCCAAATTGCCTCGGGCCGCTTCATTTGGGAAATTCCTTTTTTGGCATTCACCGGTATTTGATCCCAAAGACCAGGTTGTTCTTGAGCACGAAATGGCTCATCAAAAGTTACATCATGTCCTGGACAATTTTGTCCTGGCATTTTTAAAAACCATCTTCTGGTTTCACCCGGCAGCCTATTACTTCCAACGTGAAATACAACTGGTGCATGAGTTAAAAGTAGATCAATTGCTTATTCAAAAAATAGCTCCGGCGGAATATCTTAAACTTCTTATGAGATATCAAAAGGAATTGTACCATCCTTTGACCACCGGGTTTGCCTCCTATCTGGAACAGCGGATCAGCTATATGATCCTAAAAAAGAAAACAAAACAAACCCGGTTAATAATAATTTCTGCTGCCATTATTGTAACCATTTCAGTCCTGCTGCTCTCCGCTTTCAAAAATGATTCTTCAAGAGCACATTTGATGGGTTGGAGCGAGCGTCCCATATTTCAATATGCGGATCATACCACTGGCCTGGATGACTCAGCTTTCGTATTACAGTGGGGAAATGCGCAATTCCTGCTACAGCCACATCTCGAGGTAATAAACATCAATGAATCAACCGGAAAACAGAAATATAAACCACTGCTTTTGCTGTCTAATAGCAACCAGCTTACCAATATCCAAACCCTGTTGGAATTGTTAAAGGATAAACCAGTCCTGCGCTACAAAAATCGCAACTACCGGATAGGGTCAGGTTTTAATTCAGGATTTATCAGCTTTAATCAAAAAATCCAGGATACCAGCATCTGGCGCGATTTTAATTTTGGCAAAAGAAACAACATAAATTATACGGATTTATCAACCGTTGCAAAAATCATCCATGCAGCTCCGGGTGCCGATACCTATCTTTCTCTGAATTTATTCGGTGAAGAGGTCGAAGTCCGTATTTATCTCTATGCCAATCTCCCACAAAATGATTCAGAAGCTTTCCTCCAGGTAAGTGACCGTGAAATTCCGTTATCCCGGATAGCTTCCAGGTCAATCCATAATTTTTCATTACCCCGGGAATTATTCCTCAATGTCAACAACCATGGAAATTTTATTCATAATGGAAAAATAGCACCAACAAAAATGGAACGTTGGGTAATCTTTTATCCGGACACCATTTTGTCTTTTCCGGAATTTCCAGCTGATAAATTTTCCAATGCCATTGGTTGCATTGCCAGCATTCAGGTGGATCAGGGTTTTTACATGGCTTCGTTTTCCCTCACACCGAACCTTACTGAAAATCCGGTGACTACTCTGTCCAATAATCATTTTTTTGACTTACTGACAGATCCGATCATTCAGGTTGCTGCTCCGGTTGCAATTAAATACAAAAATTCACCATTGTCCCTGGAATGGGGAAAATTAAATTTCTGTCTGGACGGAACTTGTAAAATTGGAAATTATCACATCAAACCCAAAGCGTTTGAAAAAATGCTGCGTAAAATACCTGCATTAAATCAGAACAATCGCAGCAAGACAGACACCCTCTACCTGGACATATACCACATCCGAAGGCAGGAAGTTCCGGTCACCCGTCACCTGGTCTACGACCTTAACCGTAAAAAAATAATATCAGGACAGGAAGACCTGGCAGCAATGAAATCGCAATACCTGATTGATGAATTTTTCAATATTACGAGGGTTGCACTACATCAAAACGGTACCTCCCTTGGCAGCAGTGCTTTTCAAATTTCATTCAAACCGGACATTACCAGACCGGACTTTTCAAATGATCCACAAAAATTACAGGAAATGATCGCAAAAGTTTTTCAATAA
- a CDS encoding BlaI/MecI/CopY family transcriptional regulator translates to MHTILNPREEEVMRILWKLQKAFVKDILAEMDPPAPPYNTVSSIVRKLETEGLIGHTVYGNTHQYHPVLQKKQYRKWSFERLFNHYFDRSPEALMSFFLDEESLDQEKLEEIIRKLKK, encoded by the coding sequence ATGCACACCATTCTCAATCCACGCGAAGAAGAAGTTATGCGCATCCTGTGGAAATTACAGAAGGCATTTGTCAAAGACATCCTTGCGGAAATGGATCCTCCCGCCCCCCCGTACAACACCGTCTCTTCAATCGTACGGAAACTGGAGACGGAAGGGCTGATCGGCCACACTGTCTATGGCAATACGCATCAATACCATCCGGTCTTACAGAAAAAACAATACCGTAAATGGTCTTTTGAACGGTTGTTCAATCATTACTTTGACCGGTCACCGGAAGCATTGATGTCTTTCTTTTTGGATGAAGAGTCTCTTGATCAGGAAAAACTGGAAGAAATTATCCGCAAACTCAAAAAATAA
- a CDS encoding YebC/PmpR family DNA-binding transcriptional regulator: protein MGRIFEVRKHSMFARYDRMAKQFTRIGKEIAIAVKAGGPEPDSNPALRRVMQNAKGVNMPKDKVESAIKRAMGRDMSDYEEVLYEGYAPHGVAVLIETATDNITRTVANVRAIFNKFNGSLSTSGSVSFQFKKMGVFKLDPSGLDPEELELELIDNGLEEMGEGTGENDEELLVIRVPFVEFGNMQHALEEKGLKVISSELEWIPLNLVKLGEEEEQEVLKLIGKMEEDEDVQKVFYNLE, encoded by the coding sequence ATGGGACGTATATTCGAAGTTCGCAAGCACTCCATGTTTGCCCGTTATGACCGGATGGCCAAGCAGTTTACCCGCATTGGCAAAGAAATCGCCATCGCAGTAAAAGCTGGGGGACCGGAACCGGACTCCAATCCCGCTTTGCGCCGGGTGATGCAAAATGCCAAAGGGGTCAATATGCCCAAGGATAAAGTGGAATCAGCCATCAAACGGGCCATGGGCAGGGATATGTCCGACTACGAAGAAGTGCTTTACGAAGGATACGCACCCCACGGCGTCGCAGTTCTGATCGAAACGGCCACGGATAACATTACCCGGACCGTAGCCAACGTGCGGGCCATATTCAATAAATTCAACGGTAGCCTCAGTACCTCGGGAAGCGTGAGCTTTCAGTTTAAGAAAATGGGCGTCTTCAAGCTGGACCCCAGCGGACTGGACCCCGAAGAGCTGGAACTGGAATTGATCGATAACGGCCTGGAGGAGATGGGAGAAGGAACCGGTGAAAACGATGAAGAACTGCTGGTCATCCGGGTTCCCTTTGTTGAATTTGGCAATATGCAGCATGCCCTGGAAGAGAAAGGGCTTAAAGTGATCAGCTCCGAACTGGAATGGATTCCCCTCAACCTGGTCAAGCTGGGAGAAGAGGAAGAACAGGAAGTTCTCAAACTCATCGGAAAGATGGAAGAGGACGAGGATGTCCAAAAAGTGTTTTACAACCTGGAGTAA
- a CDS encoding DUF3089 domain-containing protein encodes MKYWSLLFLIVIGTSCRVIPQGVFADQKMGIAPDYSLLANWAAHPDKADAADSIPNQPSANESDLPADIFFIYPTTYIGKKGENQWNACIDDATLNARTDETAILFQASLFNQAGRVFAPRYRQAHYQAYFTRDDSSATRAFKLAYQDVDAAFSYYLEHWNNGRPIIIASHSQGTTHAIPLIRKYFDGKELQHQLVAAYLVGMPVSRDDFKFLPPCTTPDQTGCICSWRTFQTGYEAHFRHPYLASRFAPRPQTIVTNPLSWTTDTLYVPRQENQGSLLFKFNEVMPNLVDAQVVQDMLWVTKPKFPGSLFIRTKNYHIADYNFFYFNVRSNAAGRVQAYLQENPGGASRIGN; translated from the coding sequence ATGAAGTATTGGAGTTTGCTGTTTCTTATTGTCATCGGGACCTCATGCCGGGTAATCCCTCAAGGGGTATTTGCCGATCAGAAGATGGGCATCGCCCCGGACTACAGTTTGCTGGCGAATTGGGCAGCCCATCCGGACAAGGCAGACGCCGCAGATAGCATTCCAAATCAGCCGTCCGCTAATGAAAGTGATCTTCCGGCAGATATCTTTTTTATTTATCCGACGACCTACATTGGTAAAAAGGGAGAAAACCAATGGAATGCCTGTATCGATGATGCCACACTTAATGCCCGGACAGATGAAACGGCGATCCTTTTTCAGGCCAGTCTTTTCAATCAGGCCGGCCGGGTATTTGCGCCACGCTACCGGCAGGCGCATTACCAGGCTTATTTCACCCGCGATGATTCTTCTGCCACCAGGGCGTTCAAATTGGCTTATCAGGACGTTGATGCGGCATTCAGCTATTACCTGGAACACTGGAATAATGGCCGGCCCATCATAATAGCCAGTCATAGTCAGGGTACCACCCATGCGATTCCATTGATCCGGAAATATTTTGATGGCAAGGAGTTACAGCACCAGTTGGTGGCAGCTTACCTGGTGGGCATGCCTGTGTCCCGGGACGATTTCAAATTCTTACCACCCTGTACTACGCCGGATCAGACCGGCTGCATATGTTCCTGGAGGACCTTTCAGACCGGTTATGAAGCCCACTTCAGACATCCTTACCTCGCCAGCAGGTTTGCTCCGAGGCCTCAGACGATCGTAACCAATCCATTGTCGTGGACAACCGATACACTTTACGTGCCTCGTCAGGAAAACCAGGGCTCACTGTTGTTTAAATTCAATGAGGTGATGCCGAATCTGGTAGATGCTCAGGTCGTTCAGGACATGCTATGGGTTACCAAGCCTAAATTTCCGGGGAGCTTGTTCATCCGTACCAAGAACTACCACATAGCCGATTACAACTTCTTTTATTTTAATGTCAGATCCAATGCTGCCGGTAGGGTACAGGCATACCTTCAGGAAAACCCGGGAGGGGCATCCCGGATAGGGAATTAA
- a CDS encoding phosphatase PAP2 family protein: MNNKFTNAIIVLLLMFGVFACQKESPVLLPDELPKTADFDNEVALEWMQFYLEIERYTPGYRPPVSARASAYICLAAYQAVVPGMAESYNSLQSTFPAMKLPEAESGQEYHWPTALHAAYSSIFSAFFPTAPASMQQKLFALKQKFNIEFGQTVPADVYKRSSDFGTAVANAVYNWSKTDASGHEAYLHNTDPSYQPPNFAGSWQPTYPDYSQALLPYWGQVRTFVASSDDNAPQPLPFSTDPTSQIYVQAKEVKNLVNLIKGGQNYEDRWIANFWSDDCPILTFTPSGRWIAVTNQLISTKKSSLDEAVYAYAKVCMALSDSGVRCWNEKYKYNYLRPVDYIRQMMGDTEWNTVMCPDGSGNYFTPPFPAYPSGHATFGAAAAEVLTDVFGISTAMTDRCHEGRTEFISTPRSFQSFYEMAEENAYSRIPLGVHFRMDAEAGLKLGYQIGRKVNRLPWKK, encoded by the coding sequence ATGAATAACAAATTTACCAATGCAATCATTGTACTCCTGCTGATGTTCGGTGTGTTCGCATGCCAGAAAGAAAGTCCCGTCCTATTGCCGGATGAACTACCTAAAACGGCTGATTTTGACAATGAAGTCGCATTGGAATGGATGCAGTTTTATCTTGAGATTGAACGCTATACGCCCGGATATCGCCCACCTGTTTCGGCCAGGGCTTCAGCCTACATTTGTCTGGCTGCTTATCAGGCTGTTGTACCCGGGATGGCTGAATCTTACAATTCCCTGCAATCCACTTTTCCTGCTATGAAGCTTCCGGAAGCTGAATCCGGACAGGAATACCACTGGCCTACCGCATTGCATGCCGCCTACAGCAGCATCTTTTCCGCATTCTTCCCGACGGCTCCGGCCAGCATGCAGCAGAAGTTATTCGCCTTAAAACAAAAATTCAACATTGAGTTCGGGCAAACCGTGCCTGCAGACGTCTATAAGCGTTCCAGTGACTTTGGCACTGCCGTCGCCAATGCCGTGTACAATTGGTCAAAGACCGATGCCAGTGGCCACGAGGCCTATTTGCACAACACCGACCCCAGTTACCAGCCGCCAAATTTCGCTGGTTCCTGGCAGCCTACATACCCCGATTATTCTCAGGCTCTATTGCCCTACTGGGGCCAGGTCCGGACTTTCGTGGCCAGTTCCGATGACAATGCCCCGCAACCTCTTCCCTTCAGTACCGACCCGACCTCCCAAATCTATGTCCAGGCCAAGGAGGTAAAGAACCTGGTCAATCTGATCAAGGGTGGTCAAAATTATGAAGACCGCTGGATTGCAAACTTCTGGAGCGACGATTGTCCTATTCTGACTTTCACACCATCGGGCCGCTGGATCGCTGTCACCAACCAGCTGATTTCGACGAAGAAATCATCACTGGATGAAGCCGTGTATGCTTATGCGAAAGTGTGCATGGCTCTCAGTGATTCCGGTGTCCGTTGCTGGAATGAGAAGTACAAATACAATTATTTGCGGCCTGTGGACTATATCCGGCAGATGATGGGCGATACCGAATGGAATACCGTGATGTGCCCGGACGGCTCGGGTAATTACTTCACGCCTCCTTTTCCTGCTTATCCGTCGGGACATGCCACATTTGGCGCTGCCGCTGCCGAAGTCCTCACCGATGTATTTGGGATCTCGACGGCTATGACCGATCGATGCCATGAAGGGCGGACGGAATTTATCTCGACGCCCAGGTCCTTTCAAAGCTTCTATGAAATGGCGGAAGAAAATGCCTATTCGCGTATTCCGCTGGGGGTCCATTTCAGGATGGATGCAGAGGCAGGCCTCAAACTGGGTTATCAGATCGGCCGCAAAGTGAACCGGTTGCCGTGGAAAAAATAA